The region ctctaagccaggaggcctgggttcaagtccctacCCTGTCTCATAACAGGTCTGAAGAGGTCGATTGGAAAAATATCCTTAAAATAAGGTCCAGTGGCATAATTTCAGAAGAGTGGGCGGCTGTTCTGCTGGTGTGCCGGCCAATAATTATCCCTCATCAACACTGTGAAGATATGGTCATTGGTGTGTGGGATCACATTGGGCATAAATGGCCAGCCATGTCTCCTACAGTGACTGCACCTTAAGAAGGACTTCACCAGCGACCCATAGCTCTGgaaggcgctatataaatgcaagatcaTTGTTCTCCCTCCTTAATAATATATCGGTTGACGTACAAGGTCCACAAAGCAAAAAATAAATAATGCAAGTGGAACCGAGCTCAGTTTCTGTTATACTGTACCTCCATTCTCATTTATCCAGTAAAGAAACAGATTCATTGTCCCTGCCTCTGTTATATTGTGTTCTTCTCCGTAGAGCCACAAAACCTGTTGACATCCTGCAGCCAAGGCTTCGGATTGTGCAAAAAGTGATGCTCCGTAATTTCTAAAGCAAGACAGAACAGAGTTAGAACACAGCACATTGTTTCAAATTTACTTATCGCTCCCAGTGGCTTAATGTAAAATAAAATCCCAGTCTGAACCTGttatagacccttcggcccaactcatccataccgactgggtttcccaaactaaactagttccatttgcctgcgttcggcccatacccctctaaacctttcctatccatgtacctgtccaaatgctttttaaatgttgcaactggaCCTGCAAttatccacttcctctggcagttcatgccacacacgaaccactctctgcgtcaaaaagttacccctcaggtcccttttcaatctttgcttctcaccttaaacctacgccctagAGTTTTCAGCTCCCCTACCCTATGGTAAaggcttggctattcaccccatgtATGTCCCTCATGGTCTTATAAAGGTCAGCCCTCATCCTCTTATAtaccagggaaaaaaaatgtcccagcctatccagtctctccttgtaaCTTAACCACCCccccagtcctggtaacatccttgtaaatcttttacgCACCCTTTCCAGattaataatttccttcctatagcaggacaaGCTCAGTTATCAGGAATTCCATCACTGCTGAGGCTGGGATATGAACTCCTGCCCTTCTGAACCACAAGGCTGAGATCTAAGTTGAGATTCAAGTCTCACTCAAGGACACGAACACAACAAGATCTGCATTGATACAGCACTTTTCATGGCCCCTGCACATTGTAAAGCACTTTAACCTGTAAATTTGGCAGCATTCAGCAAACTTCCATAGGCAGCCATGTGACAATAGCCAATAATCTTTTTGTGAAGTTGACTGAGAGACAGATAATGGCCAGGACTCTGGAAAGAAGTCTCCCGCTCTTCTTTGAAACAGAATCCATGGGATCACTTAGATCTACCCGAACAGGCAGACTGGGCAAAGGTTCAACGTCTTGTTCAGCACACAGCAGCTCCCAGTGTTCCCCTGGAGTGTCAACGCGGGTTTCTGAGCTGAAAGCCCTGGATTGTGGCTTGAGCCCAGAGCCATATGATGCAGGGACAACAGGAAATTCAAGGATAGtgctcagtgcagcactgagggagtgctgcaatgccCAGGGTGCTGCCTTTTGGAAAACAATATTAATTTGAGGTTCCATCCGTCTTCTCTGGTGGACACAAACAATTTCATGGCACTATTCGGAACAGCCTGCAGCAGAAGAGTtctattgatttgatttgatttattgttgtcaacatgtacctaggtacagtgtaaAGTTTAGTTTTGcacgcagtacaggcagatcataccataagAAAGTGCATTAGGGGAACAGAACTGAGTGGGGAATACAATGTCACAGCTGCGGAGAAGGTACAACATTAAATTTAACATTCAAGAGGTCCGTTCAGAAGTCGAATAACAgctggggagaagctgttcttgaatatgttggtatgtgtatttaagcttttgtatcttctgcccaatggaagaagggGTGAAGAGATTATAGCCAAGGTGgggggagaggtctttgatgacgttggctgCCCTCTCGAGGCAGAGAGAAGTATAGATGCAGtcagtggatgggaggttggtttgtgtggcagactgggttgtgttcacaactctctgtagtttcttatggtcctgcaCAGAGCAATTGCCCTAGTTATTCTCCCTAGTtattttggccaatatttatctcagACTCAGAATCACAGTCAGCAAGCTATCTGGTCAGTAGCACACTGATACTTCTTGCAgcttgttgtgtgcaaattggctgctacatttcTCCAATTAATGTAAGTCTTCTTGTTTTACCGCTGATCAAGGTTAGTAAAGGAGCCATAGAAATATTGAGAATGGCCGTCTACAAATGACGGAAcaccagaaaagatttacaaggatgttgccgggtttgaCCTATAGGGCAAGACTGTataggctattttccctgaagcatcagaggctgaggggtgaccttacagaggtttataaaatcatgagggacatagatagggtgaatagtcaaggtcttttccacagagtAAGGGGGTTCAAAACTGGAAAGGCAcaagtttaagttgagaggggaaagatttaaagggacctgaggggcaacattttcacacagagggtggtgcgtgtatggaatgagctgccaggggatgtggtggaggctggtacaattacaacctttaaaaggcacaggatgggtatatgaataggaaaggtttagagggatatgggctaaatgctggcaaatgggaccagataaATTAGGGCacttggacaagttggatcgaacGGTCTGCATCTGTGCTGTATATCTATACGTCGCTAACTGCACTCAACCTGATTAAATGGTGTACAGTCGTGTATGAGGGTCAGAGAGATTTCAGGCAGGACAAGATCACAGGGCCTCTTCCATTATACATTCCCTTTTCACTTGTTCCCTCTGTTCCCATCTCCCTCAATCCCTGAATCACTGTTGTTGTCTCAGAGGTGCTTCCTCACTTACTTCGCCCAACACTTGCACTACCATCCCACCTCGCATATTTACCACTTCCTTTGCTTGTCCCTAATTTATAAATGTATCCCTACTTGCACCTTAAAAAAAGAATTGTAAAAGTGCATTGTTGGGTGCAAAGTGCGTGGGGGTCATTCCGAGGTATTGAAAAGGGCAGGGTGGGCATTCACTGCTATTGATGTACATACCCTCCGAGCTTGCAGTCTCCCGTTCCTCCTTTCCATGCCCGAATGTACTTTGGATCTGCCCAAAGGGATATAGGGTTAAAGCTCTCGCTTGAGAAATAAGGTCCGACTGGACTGAGGATCACATACAGCAGGGCTTTTGTTGTTAGCTTCAATCCAAGAGAAGGCTGTGATTCAAATTGGAAAGTAAGCAGGAATCCATGGGAGGTAAAACATACTGTTCAGCTGCTTTGTCACCCAACCCACTCTGGATCTACAGCGTTCTCATCCcctgcagaaattgctggaagctcCAGGAATTAGAGATTCATCAACAGGAAACTGCCGTAAACAACACTCGGGAAGAAAAATCATTGGGACTTCCAAAAAAGATGGGGGGAGGCAGGGCTTTTCCGATGGTGAGGTTTTCTGCGATTCAACCGGACAGTCAATGGATAGCCAGACCACCTCCCGCTGAACACAGcagctccccccctcccccagctaCTTCTCTCCTCCACAGCTACATGGAGCTCTGAGGGGGCATTAAGTAGTGGAGACGGGATAACTCCAACTAGGAAACCACAGTGACAGTCTCCAACCAGGAAACCATGGTGACGGTCTCCAACTAGGGAACCATGGTGACAATCTCCAATGGGGAACCATGGTGTCCTGTCTGCCAAGCTGGGGCCAATCGATGGCAGCGATGGTGGGGGTGAGCACCTTGCCTTCAACCTAACAGCCTTTCTCCAGGTTGAAGGCAAGGCCAGGAAGGCGTGTTATCTTTCCCCTGCATGGCCAGGAAGGAGTGTTATCTTTCCCCTGATTGGATCCTATGAAGGGAGACCTCTAGCAGTGGTCTCTAGGGCCCAGATGCCGCCAGCTTCAACATCGAGGCCCGCAATTTACCAAGGGCCCTCGCCATTCAACATTTAATGAGCTAACTGGAGCTTGATCCAGCCACCCACAAACAGATGTCAACATGCAccgcacatacacacatccacccctGCAAACATGACCACACATATCAATCTGAATATAAACAAACAGAGCTGGAAAGACATGAATTCACATCCCAGCATTTGgctggcaatggcctcgtgggAACTTCACTAGACTATGAATCCAGAAACTTGGCTCATGTTCGaggggcccgggttcaaatcgtgccaaagcagatggtggctgaaatttgaattcaataagcaaAAACATCTtcgaatgaagagtctaatggtgacaatGAAATCTTTGCCCGTTGTCATAataaacccagctggttcactcatgtcgtttagggaaggTAAGTGCCcacccttacccagtctggcctacatgtgactccaggcccacagcaatgtggttgactcttatctgccctctgggccatctggtgtgggctataaatgctggcccaggcgaTGATGCCACATCCTTTGAAATGAACATTTCGAAAAAAGATGTGGTTGTTCTTGTCCATTCTCCAACACACACGCAGCCAGCCCCGACTTCGGTAATTCTCACCTCTGTTCCGATAAGGACCGGTCGGATGTAGAGACTGGCAGCATTCGAGTATGGCACCCACTCCCTGTCTATCTCCACCAGCTTCCTGATGCACTCCAACAGCTCGTTGGGATCAAAGCTCTGGAAAAGGAAAGACCTCTTCAGACGGGATTCGCTTGGGGCATGAGCAAAGAAATTGTCACTGAAACTAATCAATCGGCTGCTGGAACGATTATTGTCCCCTGTAGATGGAAGGAAGTCTGGGCAACGTTACCAAACATGACATCAAAGATTGAAGATTGTAACCGCTCCCGTCTGCATTTAAAGTCTTCCAAAACGTTTATGACGTAAAAACCTCTGGTGGAAAATGGACGTTCTTGCATGATAACCCTTTTGGGGTTTAGAACTTCTTGAGTTTAGAAGTTTTGTGGGTGATCTACTCAAGGTGTGCTAACGATAAAGTGATTGGAGAAGGCAGCAACTTTTTCAGCTCTCTGTCCCAAGGCAGTTCTGAGCCACAGCGCCACAACCTCCAACATGGCACAGGCCAGGAGACCGCTCCTGAATCCACCCCCATCGGAGCGGGTTCCAGTCTCCAGGCAGTTGGCACCAATCTGATCCACACTGGACACCCAACCAACTACAGCCCCAAGGAGCCAGTATGAACACACACTTTTATCTAACCTGGAGTCATGGTAGTGATGGTAGAGGCTCCAATTTAATTCCTTCACAATCGGGAATCTCTCCTGCTCTGTTGGCGTGTGTTGGAAGAATTTACAGGTTGATACTGTTTTGGTTGTGTCATGAGCACACCTCCTTTGACAGTCAAATCCTGGAGTTGGAGTCAATTGTAGAACTTCTGGCTCAGAGTCATGGACACTACCCAGTTCTCCACAAACTATAGCTCTCTCCGCCagagaactgtgggtgctgggaTTCAATAGGACTTTGAGAAtgtgatagatttttttttcctaccAAAAGCTGCCTGCCGCAAACTGGCTAATAGGAATTGGGGTACAAATCTGATTGTACTATTGTCTGAatgtctctgcctctccctctgtcgTCAGAAATAGtgtcatttggaatttggccTGATTGCCATCACTGGTGCCAGAGTGGTATCTACGACTCCTGCCCGTATATGACACAGGCAAAGGGTTACTTCATCTGTTTGCTGCCAACAATCTTCCTTTGCCTGTACTGTATCCAGGGCCTGTCTATTGATCAGTGGTAGAGGATAGAGACAACACCAATGAGTCCAGACAGAAGGGGCACTTCTCTCAGTTAATGTTTTCACGCACAACAGTAAGAAGTACAGTTTACATTACCAGTAAGGCATGAGTACTAAGGACCGAATGAATGTGCGGGAATGAactgctgtaagtcagaaacaaaaacaagaattcctggaaaagctcaacaggtctggcagcgtttgtggacagaaatcagagttaacgtttcgggtcaagtgacccttcctcagaactgccaatctgttgagctcttccagcaatgtctgtttttgtttatgattacCTAGGACTATTGGGTACTGTACAAAATAAATTACTATGCTGTAGAACTCCTTGCCTTAATGTATAGACAGTGTGCAATAATCAGATTGGGTGGAAGAAATGCAACATTCAACATTGAGATTTTGAGGATTATTACCTTAAGCAACAGATATCTAATTGTGTCATCCAAGAAAGAAACTGAGCTCTAATGAAAGGACAATTTGCTCATCTGTTTGCATGATTTGGTTGCACTACTGAGGGAAATGCCTGACGTCAGAGACAGCGCCAGTAATTGGTCAGTGTAGGTAAACCTCTGTCAGATGTCCCTGCAAATTTGCATGGGTGTGCAGCCACGCAGTGACCCGAGAAGTCCTGCACAGGCTTTGTTCCATCATTAACATTGTCTGTGCACAGTGCAAATAAATTCAAAGGGACAGCAACTGGATAAAGTAACAGGGCACCGTCTACATGTGATAGTCAATAGTAAGGGGATAGCTGAAGCAGTAAGTGTACTCACAGGTAAACAGACTCGATTGGCAGATCTCAGCATCCTCTGCATATTCAACATGGGTCTGAACAGGCGAATCTTATTATCCACTCCTCGGTAGGCTTTCAGCCCTTCAAACAACTGTAGAGAGATGGCAGGTGAAGCAAGAAGCTGTTTCATGCAACTCTCTCTTACAGGTGATTCCACAGGTAATTGCAGTTACCAGGGAATTCCATTTACACCCTTCACTGTAAGGCCACGCACTCTCTCTTGCTGGTGAGTGAACAACGCACCAGATCGTAACCTCAGTCAACGTCCCCTCATCTCCTGGCTTAGCTCACAGAAGGAAATTAACCGCCACCTTGCTGCTAtttctgggatcttcctgtgcgtCATTTAGCTGCTACAAATTCCCAGCCTGCTTCAGCAACTGTGCGGCAAAAATGGCAGATTAGCTGCTAAACCGAGCAGTGCCGTGACTGACACTGCATTAATCAGTGCGTTCGAATGGGGTCACTGAATATCCCTTTGCACCGTGTCTACCGTCAGGGCAAAACCCACGGCTTTGCTGCCAAGGGTAATCAACAGCCCTCCTGAGAGGGTAgctcatagattccctacagtgtgggaacaggcccttcggcccaacaagttcacaccaaacctcagagcatcccacccgacccatccccctataacccgcctaatctacacacccctgaacactacaggtaatttagcatggccaatccacctaccctacacgcctttggactgtgggaggaaacggagcacccagaggaaacccacgcagctggaattgaaccagggcccCTGACGCA is a window of Stegostoma tigrinum isolate sSteTig4 chromosome 25, sSteTig4.hap1, whole genome shotgun sequence DNA encoding:
- the bcat1 gene encoding branched-chain-amino-acid aminotransferase, cytosolic isoform X3, with protein sequence MVQGSAKKPDPNQIVFGTFFSDHMLMIQWTIARGWERPQIKPLQNLSLHPAVSALHYSVELFEGLKAYRGVDNKIRLFRPMLNMQRMLRSANRVCLPSFDPNELLECIRKLVEIDREWVPYSNAASLYIRPVLIGTEPSLGLKLTTKALLYVILSPVGPYFSSESFNPISLWADPKYIRAWKGGTGDCKLGGNYGASLFAQSEALAAGCQQVLWLYGEEHNITEAGTMNLFLYWINENGEEELVTPPLDGVILPGVVRQSILDLTRKWNQFKVEERSVTMKELLFAMKQNRVKEMFGSGTACILCPISHILYQGENLHIPTIENGPKLTMRLFENLADIQYGRIKSDWAFLVV